The following are from one region of the Natronosporangium hydrolyticum genome:
- a CDS encoding sigma-70 family RNA polymerase sigma factor: MTEAHVVARAKFYDVTPPLSRRTPRRPPAQPHNRRQDPNPEVPTAILPAVPAQPTDQSTAATPAADAATVNPAVAGTGAGTPTAAPSYPARPDPSDAAAEVWALVERAQAGESEAFGLLYDRYVETVFKFIYFRVGNRQLAEDLTSDTFLRALKRINSFTWQGRDLGAWLVTIARNLVADHFKSGRYRLEVATGDVLDSDKEDRGPEGTPETVVVDHITNVTLLSAVKQLNPEQQECIVLRFLQGFSVAETAQAMGKNEGAIKALQYRAVRALARLLPEGFQRGRG; encoded by the coding sequence GTGACCGAAGCACATGTCGTTGCCCGCGCCAAGTTCTACGACGTCACGCCCCCACTCTCGCGCCGCACCCCACGTCGCCCACCAGCCCAACCCCACAACCGCCGCCAGGACCCGAACCCGGAGGTTCCCACCGCGATCCTCCCGGCCGTCCCGGCGCAACCCACCGACCAGTCGACGGCGGCCACCCCCGCCGCCGACGCCGCGACGGTCAACCCCGCCGTCGCCGGCACCGGGGCGGGGACCCCCACCGCCGCCCCGAGCTACCCGGCCCGCCCCGACCCGAGCGACGCCGCGGCCGAGGTCTGGGCCCTCGTCGAACGTGCCCAGGCTGGCGAGTCCGAAGCGTTCGGGCTGCTCTACGACCGGTACGTCGAGACCGTATTCAAATTTATCTACTTCAGGGTGGGTAATCGGCAGCTCGCCGAGGACCTCACCTCCGACACTTTCCTACGGGCGCTCAAACGGATCAACTCCTTCACCTGGCAGGGCCGCGACCTGGGTGCCTGGCTGGTGACGATCGCCCGCAACCTGGTCGCCGACCACTTCAAGTCCGGCCGCTACCGGCTCGAAGTCGCCACCGGCGACGTGCTCGACTCCGACAAGGAGGACCGCGGCCCCGAGGGCACCCCGGAGACCGTGGTGGTCGACCACATCACCAACGTCACCCTGCTCAGCGCCGTGAAACAACTCAACCCGGAGCAGCAGGAGTGCATCGTGCTGCGGTTTCTGCAAGGCTTCTCGGTCGCCGAGACCGCGCAGGCCATGGGGAAGAACGAAGGAGCGATCAAAGCGTTGCAGTATCGCGCCGTCCGCGCGCTCGCCCGGCTACTTCCGGAGGGCTTCCAGCGTGGTCGCGGCTAG
- a CDS encoding HAD family hydrolase, protein MPRTRRIARPIRRLRSPGEPARGAQEQLDAALTVPPDPGAAAFFDVDNTMLQGASIYWFARGLAARRYLSAGDLVRFALGQLRFRVVATEHRGHMDLARQSALAFVAGWRVSDMERLAEEIYDELIAERIWSGTRALAQQHLDAGQPVWLVTAAPVELGRVIANRLGLTGAIGTVAEVADGVYTGALDGDLMHGPAKADAITKLAAAEGLDLSRCSAYSDSINDLPMLNTVGQAVAVNPDSALRREARARGWQVRDFRSVRKAAKVGIPATLATGAAAGAIITAMALRRRWRAPERRQTPARSR, encoded by the coding sequence GTGCCCCGTACCCGTCGGATCGCGCGCCCCATCCGCCGGCTCCGCTCCCCTGGTGAGCCGGCCCGGGGCGCGCAGGAGCAGCTAGACGCGGCGTTGACGGTGCCGCCGGACCCCGGCGCCGCCGCGTTCTTCGACGTCGACAACACCATGCTGCAGGGTGCCTCGATCTACTGGTTCGCCCGCGGGCTGGCGGCTCGTCGCTACCTCTCCGCCGGCGACCTGGTCCGGTTCGCCCTCGGGCAGCTGCGGTTCCGGGTCGTCGCCACCGAACACCGCGGCCACATGGACCTGGCCCGGCAGTCGGCGCTGGCGTTCGTCGCCGGCTGGCGGGTCAGCGACATGGAGCGGCTCGCCGAAGAGATCTACGACGAGCTGATCGCCGAACGGATCTGGTCCGGCACCCGGGCGCTGGCCCAGCAGCACCTCGACGCTGGCCAGCCGGTGTGGCTGGTCACCGCCGCGCCGGTCGAACTCGGCCGGGTGATCGCCAACCGGCTCGGGCTCACCGGGGCCATCGGCACGGTCGCGGAGGTCGCCGACGGCGTCTACACCGGCGCCCTCGACGGCGACCTGATGCACGGCCCGGCCAAGGCCGACGCGATCACCAAGCTCGCCGCCGCCGAGGGCCTCGACCTGAGTCGCTGTTCGGCCTACAGCGACTCCATCAACGACCTGCCGATGCTCAACACCGTCGGGCAGGCGGTCGCGGTCAACCCCGACTCGGCGCTGCGCCGGGAAGCCCGGGCCCGCGGCTGGCAGGTACGCGACTTCCGGTCGGTCCGGAAGGCGGCCAAGGTCGGTATCCCCGCCACCCTCGCGACCGGCGCCGCGGCCGGTGCGATCATCACCGCGATGGCGCTGCGCCGGCGCTGGCGAGCGCCGGAGCGCCGCCAGACCCCGGCCCGCAGTCGGTGA